The Xenorhabdus poinarii G6 nucleotide sequence TGAGCAGGAAAGAAGAAAACTGATCGAACAGGTTGTCAATAACAACATTGCCGCTGCTTTACCTAAGAAAGATGATGATATTGATGAAGTCAAACTGTCTTTCAGTGCCAACAATGCGGAAGATGCTTACAATCTATTAAGTGGCTATATTAAATTTGTCTCATCGGTGGTTCGTGAGCAAGTGAAAGATGAACTGAATGATATGGTTCGTCAGAAGTTAGCGTACTCGAAAAAATTGTATGCTCTCGATTTGGCGCGTATTGATAATATGCGTAGGGTCGATATCGAGCGCTTAAAATATGCCATTTCTATTGCTAATTCTGCCGGCGTCAAAAAGCCAATATCAAATGGCGGGTCAATGATCAAAGATGACCCAGACTATTCGATTGCTCTGGGTTCTGATGCTCTTCAGCGTAAGCTACAGATTACCGAAGAAATCACTGACCCGGTTACGATTGATGCCGATCTGCGAAACCGTCAGTTATATATTAAAAGCCTAGAAAATGTGAGTATTGATAAGGTTGATTTCGAGCCATTCAGGTATATGCAGGAGCCTTATGAACCAACGTCGAAAGATTCGCCTAAGCGCCTGTTGATTTTGATCGGTGCTGGTTTTATCGGATTTATTTTATCCATCATGTATGTTCTGTTGCGTCACACGGTACGTTGCCGTCAGAAGCAAAAGGCTTAATGTTATTTAAGACGTGATGATGAGTGATAGGGTAATGTTTTGATTGTACAGCCAATGTAGTAATCGCATTGGCTGTTTTCATTTTTGCCGTCTGTTTTTTGTTTCGTTTCGGTATGGTGACACAATATGTTGTGCTAACATGCCGCATATTTTGGTTCTATATCCGCAAGTAATTATGAAATTCCCTGGTAAACGTAAATCTAAACACTATTTTCCTGTCAGTTTAAGAGATCCTTTGCTCCAGCCCATCAAAGAGATGATGGATACTGAAAATAATCGAGCATACATTGTCGGTATTGATCAGACATTGGTTGATATTGAAGCTAAAGTGGATGAAGATTTTATCCAGCGTTATAACTTGAGCCAGGGACACTCTTTAGTTATCGAAGATGATGTCGCTGAGGCGCTCTACAAAGAACTGACAGACAACAATCTGATTAGTCACGAATTTGCGGGTGGCACTATCGGTAATACCCTGCATAATTATTCTGTTCTGGCGGATGATAAATCCGTCTTGCTGGGTGCTATGTGCAATAACATTCAAATAGGCAGCTATGCCTACTGCTATCTTTGCAATACATCCAGCCGCATGGATTTAAATCATCTTCAGGGGGTTGATGGTCCAATCGGCCGCTGTTTTACCTTAGTGACAGAAAATGGTGAAAGAACTTTTGCTATCAGTCCTGGTTTAATGAATCAGCTTCGTCCAGAAAGTATTCCTGAACACATTATTGCGGAAGCCTCTGCTTTGGTCATTACTGCTTATCTGGTGCGTTGTAAGCCGGGTGAACCGATGCCGCAGGCAACCATGAAAGCCATTGAGTATGCGAAAAAACACCACGTACCTGTTGTTTTGACGTTAGGAACAAAATACGTCATTGCGGATGATCCGCAATGGTGGCGTGATTTTCTGGCGGAAAATGTTACTGTTGTTGCCATGAATGAAGATGAGGCTTATGAACTGACAGGTTTCAGTGATCCGCTGTTAGCCGCTGATCAAGTACTGAATTGGGTCGATTTGGTATTGTGTACGGCTGGCCCTGCTGGATTATATATGGCAGGTTACACGGAGGAAGAACACAAGCGTCAAACGTCACACCATTTACTGCCGGGCGCGATTGCGGAATTTAATCGTTATGAATTCAGCCGTGCGATGCGTAAAGCAGATTGTCAGCAGCCAACGCGAGTCTATTCCCACATTGAACCCTATATGGGGGGACCTGAAAAAATCATGAATACCAATGGTGCCGGGGATGGGGCATTATCTGCATTACTGCATGATATTACTGCCAATAGTTATCATCGTATGAATGTCCCTAACTCCAGCAAGCATATTCGTTCTTACTTAACTTATTCCTCTTTATCCCAGGTATGTAAGTACGCCAACAGGGTGAGTTATCAGGTACTGAGACAGCATTCTCCGCGTCTGAGCAGAGGATTACCGGAGAAAGAAGATAGTCTGGAAGAATCTTACTGGGAGCGTTGATTCTGGTCGCTTGAAATCTTGTCTTAGTGGTTTTAGCAGGGATATCCCCCCTCACGTGGGATATCCCTAGACTGCATTATGTTGATGATGGTGCTACTGGGGAAAGTGGTGGCGTTATTGGGCAACCTTCCTGATATTCAGATAGGGTATCAACCATTGCTCGTGCTATCTCATGTTCACCAATAATGATATGGTTGGTGCCACGCGCTTTAATGTAGCTGACTTCATCGTCATAATGAGCCCTAACAATAATATTGATATCTGGCCTGATTTTTCTGGCATTTGCAACAACTTCACCCGCTTCATAACCATTGGGGATGGTCAGGAATAGCCTACAAGCGCAATCGAGCCGGGCTAGCGCCATGATGTCTTTATTGGTCGCGTTCCCCATGACTGCACTGATCCCCATTTCGCCTAACTCTTCAAATCGGGCTCGTGTGTCTTCAATGACCACGATCGGAATATTTCTTTCTTGTAAGCGTTGGCAGAGTTGACGACCTACTCGGCCATAACCCACGACAATGGTATGCCCACAAATATCGACAGGGATTTGAGTTTCTTCTTCTAATGTTTCTTCGAGTAATTGTTCTTCAATGGTTTCTGTTTTTGCCAGATAGCGATCCAGTAAACTGAATAGAACAGGATTCAGCATAATTGAGATGATGGCGCCCGCCAAGACAAGATTGCGGGCTTCCCCATCCAGGAATCCCAG carries:
- a CDS encoding inosine/guanosine kinase: MKFPGKRKSKHYFPVSLRDPLLQPIKEMMDTENNRAYIVGIDQTLVDIEAKVDEDFIQRYNLSQGHSLVIEDDVAEALYKELTDNNLISHEFAGGTIGNTLHNYSVLADDKSVLLGAMCNNIQIGSYAYCYLCNTSSRMDLNHLQGVDGPIGRCFTLVTENGERTFAISPGLMNQLRPESIPEHIIAEASALVITAYLVRCKPGEPMPQATMKAIEYAKKHHVPVVLTLGTKYVIADDPQWWRDFLAENVTVVAMNEDEAYELTGFSDPLLAADQVLNWVDLVLCTAGPAGLYMAGYTEEEHKRQTSHHLLPGAIAEFNRYEFSRAMRKADCQQPTRVYSHIEPYMGGPEKIMNTNGAGDGALSALLHDITANSYHRMNVPNSSKHIRSYLTYSSLSQVCKYANRVSYQVLRQHSPRLSRGLPEKEDSLEESYWER
- the wzz(fepE) gene encoding LPS O-antigen length regulator Wzz(fepE), which produces MSNKPIKHPDFYEERSNYYHPVQDDEIDLFELFSVLFKSKYLVIAVSFVFAVIGFGASSLLPQKWTSTAAVVKPGLEEFQPLKDALTGLQVLNLEPKVTEDTLYHRFVENYNSRVLREEYLVSTDYFRTFLAKHQDQSHSEQERRKLIEQVVNNNIAAALPKKDDDIDEVKLSFSANNAEDAYNLLSGYIKFVSSVVREQVKDELNDMVRQKLAYSKKLYALDLARIDNMRRVDIERLKYAISIANSAGVKKPISNGGSMIKDDPDYSIALGSDALQRKLQITEEITDPVTIDADLRNRQLYIKSLENVSIDKVDFEPFRYMQEPYEPTSKDSPKRLLILIGAGFIGFILSIMYVLLRHTVRCRQKQKA